The following are encoded in a window of Caldicellulosiruptor danielii genomic DNA:
- a CDS encoding uroporphyrinogen decarboxylase family protein gives MEGSIKNKFPSDKLTNRERFRRVMHYQNVDRIPNFEFGYWNETLPTWHSQGLPKDIDNEEKAYRFFGIDSYRYIPINNGFLPQFEQKVLEETQEYMIIIDAEGIKCQVFKNRASTIPHYLEYPIKNKDDWERFKERLCPNDPTRYPENWDEIVSELQERDYPVCIHCGSLLGKLRDWMGFENIALTFYDMPDLVDEMIEYMTDFSIKLMEKALKDVEVDFALGWEDIAFNNGPIISPQMFKEFLMPRYKRIADFLHKHGVDIIGTDCDGNIMPIVELWLEAGFNLMFPVEVHAGTDPVVLKKLYGDSIRLMGGVDKTKLQGSKEDILKELKRLEKLVEQGGFIPHIDHRCPPDVPYENYLYYLENKKAMLGY, from the coding sequence ATGGAGGGTTCAATTAAAAATAAGTTCCCATCAGACAAATTGACAAACAGAGAAAGGTTTAGAAGAGTTATGCATTATCAAAACGTAGATAGAATACCAAATTTTGAGTTTGGCTATTGGAACGAAACACTTCCAACCTGGCATTCTCAAGGTCTTCCAAAGGATATAGACAATGAAGAGAAAGCGTATAGATTTTTTGGAATAGATTCATATAGGTATATTCCTATAAATAACGGATTTTTACCACAGTTTGAGCAAAAGGTATTAGAAGAGACCCAAGAGTACATGATAATAATTGATGCAGAAGGTATAAAGTGTCAGGTCTTTAAAAACAGAGCATCAACAATCCCTCACTATCTTGAATATCCTATCAAAAACAAAGATGATTGGGAAAGGTTTAAAGAGCGACTTTGCCCCAATGACCCTACAAGATACCCTGAAAACTGGGATGAGATAGTTTCAGAGCTTCAGGAAAGGGACTATCCGGTATGCATACATTGTGGAAGCCTGTTAGGAAAACTTCGTGATTGGATGGGTTTTGAAAACATTGCTCTTACATTTTATGACATGCCCGATTTGGTGGATGAGATGATTGAGTATATGACAGATTTTTCAATAAAACTCATGGAAAAAGCATTGAAAGACGTTGAGGTAGATTTTGCACTTGGGTGGGAAGATATTGCCTTTAACAATGGACCAATTATATCTCCTCAGATGTTCAAAGAGTTTTTAATGCCCAGATACAAGAGGATAGCAGATTTTTTGCACAAGCATGGGGTGGATATAATTGGCACTGACTGTGATGGTAACATCATGCCAATTGTTGAGCTTTGGTTGGAAGCAGGGTTTAATCTAATGTTTCCTGTAGAGGTTCATGCTGGAACAGACCCAGTAGTATTGAAAAAACTTTATGGTGATAGTATAAGGCTTATGGGTGGTGTTGACAAGACAAAACTCCAGGGTTCAAAAGAAGATATACTAAAAGAGCTAAAAAGGCTTGAAAAACTGGTGGAACAAGGTGGTTTTATACCCCACATTGACCACCGATGTCCCCCAGATGTGCCGTACGAGAATTATCTTTATTATTTAGAAAATAAAAAGGCAATGCTGGGGTATTGA
- a CDS encoding maltose ABC transporter substrate-binding protein: MKNLKKILTVALIIAFALVALIPVSGGFATSKKQLTVWSHLTQDEVKALQPIADKWGKANGYTVKVITDQGSFQSFQTAAMSGKGPDIMFGLPHDNLGAFWKAKLLEAVPANLVDKKNFVSTALDACSFEGKLYALPIAMETYALFYNTSKVKQAPKTMSQLITLAKKYGFMYDVNNFYFSFAFIAQNGGYVFKNKGGSLDPNDIGLATSGAIKGLSLIRDFVLTYKFMPKDIRGDIAKGNFQNKKIAFYISGPWDVQDFIKAKVPFAVAPLPKTDDGKPTPSFVGVQAAFVSAKSKNKDAAFKLMKYLVENSAMTLFKVGHRIPVLNKVLASSEVKADKIMSAFAEQAKVGIPMPNIPEMSAVWTPAGNALSLITTGKATPKQAAEAMVKQIKQGIAQMQ; encoded by the coding sequence ATGAAAAATCTAAAGAAAATCTTAACGGTAGCATTAATAATTGCTTTTGCGCTTGTGGCGCTGATACCAGTAAGTGGAGGATTTGCTACATCCAAAAAACAGCTTACTGTATGGTCACATCTTACTCAAGATGAGGTAAAAGCTTTGCAACCAATTGCAGATAAGTGGGGAAAAGCAAATGGATACACTGTAAAAGTTATTACTGACCAAGGCTCATTCCAGAGCTTTCAGACAGCTGCAATGAGTGGAAAAGGCCCCGACATCATGTTCGGTCTTCCACATGACAATCTCGGTGCTTTCTGGAAAGCAAAGCTTTTAGAAGCAGTCCCAGCAAATCTTGTTGACAAGAAAAACTTTGTATCAACTGCGCTTGATGCATGTTCATTTGAAGGAAAACTCTATGCTCTTCCAATTGCTATGGAGACATATGCGCTTTTCTACAATACATCAAAGGTAAAACAAGCTCCAAAGACAATGAGCCAGCTCATTACATTGGCTAAGAAATATGGATTTATGTATGACGTTAACAACTTTTATTTCAGCTTTGCGTTCATCGCTCAAAATGGTGGATATGTATTCAAGAACAAAGGTGGTTCACTTGATCCAAACGATATCGGACTTGCAACAAGTGGTGCAATAAAAGGTCTTTCATTGATAAGAGATTTTGTTTTGACATACAAGTTCATGCCGAAGGACATCAGGGGTGATATTGCAAAGGGTAATTTCCAGAACAAAAAGATTGCATTTTACATCAGCGGTCCATGGGATGTTCAGGACTTTATAAAGGCAAAAGTGCCATTTGCAGTTGCACCACTTCCAAAGACAGATGATGGGAAACCAACACCATCGTTTGTTGGTGTTCAGGCAGCATTTGTTTCAGCAAAGTCCAAGAACAAAGATGCTGCTTTCAAACTTATGAAATATCTTGTTGAAAACTCTGCTATGACACTCTTTAAAGTTGGTCACAGAATACCTGTTTTGAACAAAGTGCTTGCAAGTAGCGAGGTCAAGGCAGACAAAATCATGAGCGCATTTGCAGAGCAAGCAAAAGTAGGAATACCTATGCCAAACATTCCAGAGATGTCTGCTGTTTGGACACCAGCTGGCAATGCACTCTCGCTTATCACAACAGGTAAGGCAACACCAAAGCAGGCAGCAGAGGCTATGGTAAAACAGATAAAGCAAGGTATTGCTCAGATGCAATAA
- a CDS encoding LacI family DNA-binding transcriptional regulator — MATIKEIAKEANVSPSTVSRVLAGSSKISPETTKRVLEAIKKLGYVPNANAKGLVVKKSFTVGVFVPREPENAFLNSFFDQVITSICALVNSFEYDILLAISNPEKERDLLKRLVESKKVDGFVLLSSREKDPAIEYLKSIDFKFVVIGRPSGFENSVNWVDNDNVKAGFDATEYLIRLGHKKIAFMGGPSDLVVTADRFSGYKRALEKYGIQPKSSYIKFANYYRKSYRENAYEILNQEDRPTAIVCMDDLIAIEVFKVAESLNLKVGKDLSIIAFNNSNVSEICQPPLTTVDINILHLGRLAAEVLMMDLSESTKTYRRIIVPHQIVERSSCSKVQVL; from the coding sequence ATGGCAACAATAAAAGAGATAGCAAAAGAAGCCAATGTTTCACCATCAACTGTTTCGCGGGTTCTTGCTGGCAGCAGCAAAATTAGCCCTGAGACAACCAAGCGGGTTCTTGAGGCTATAAAAAAGCTTGGTTATGTTCCAAACGCAAATGCAAAGGGGCTGGTTGTAAAGAAATCTTTCACGGTTGGTGTATTTGTGCCGCGAGAACCCGAGAACGCCTTTTTAAATTCTTTTTTTGACCAGGTGATAACAAGTATATGCGCTTTAGTAAATAGCTTTGAGTATGATATTCTGCTTGCAATCTCAAATCCTGAAAAGGAAAGAGATCTTTTGAAAAGACTTGTTGAGAGCAAAAAGGTTGACGGGTTTGTGCTCCTTTCATCAAGGGAAAAGGACCCTGCTATTGAGTATCTAAAGAGCATTGACTTTAAGTTTGTAGTGATTGGAAGACCGAGTGGCTTTGAAAACAGTGTGAACTGGGTGGACAATGACAATGTCAAAGCAGGATTTGACGCCACCGAGTACCTCATAAGGCTGGGACACAAAAAAATTGCCTTCATGGGCGGGCCCAGTGATTTAGTGGTCACGGCCGACAGGTTTTCAGGTTACAAAAGGGCTCTTGAGAAATATGGTATACAGCCAAAAAGTTCATATATAAAATTTGCAAACTATTACAGAAAAAGCTATAGAGAAAATGCATATGAAATTTTAAATCAAGAAGACAGGCCCACCGCCATCGTGTGCATGGACGACTTGATTGCTATTGAGGTTTTTAAAGTTGCTGAAAGTCTTAATCTTAAAGTAGGAAAAGACCTTTCAATAATTGCTTTTAATAACTCGAACGTAAGTGAAATATGTCAGCCGCCTCTTACCACAGTTGACATCAACATTCTTCACCTTGGCAGACTTGCTGCTGAGGTACTGATGATGGATTTAAGCGAGTCAACAAAGACATATAGGAGAATAATTGTACCACATCAGATTGTTGAAAGAAGTTCGTGCAGCAAAGTTCAAGTGTTATAA